A genomic region of Glycine max cultivar Williams 82 chromosome 15, Glycine_max_v4.0, whole genome shotgun sequence contains the following coding sequences:
- the LOC121173616 gene encoding uncharacterized protein: MLPSLHHFKVQELVDGVLYNIGAAGSYNFKHVIKGLRYWYGSIRRQCFMISKLSYLIEPCQYHMQTLIMACNNWQLANTLKMSRDLLTWCSKQPSLEPSSSYESFFRVSVMINFLEWGTHQQHGKKKSNEAKEKFLHI, from the exons ATGCTTCCTTCTCTTCACCACTTT aAAGTGCAGGAACTTGTTGATGGGGTTCTCTACAACATTGGTGCTGCTGGTTCTTATAACTTCAAACATGTAATTAAGGGCCTGAGATATTGGTACGGTTCAATCAGAAGGCAGTGCTTTATGATTTCAAAGCTCTCTTATTTGATTGAGCCGTGCCAATATCACATGCAAACTTTGATCATGGCTTGTAACAATTGGCAGCTAGCTAACACATTAAAG ATGTCTCGGGATCTTCTAACTTGGTGTAGCAAGCAACCATCGTTGGAACCTAGTTCATCTTATGAAAGTTTTTTCCGCGTGTCCGTGATGATCAATTTCTTGGAGTGGG GCACGCATCAACAACATGGAAAAAAGAAGAGTAATGAAGCAAAGGAGAAATTTCTGCATATTTGA